One Aspergillus oryzae RIB40 DNA, chromosome 2 genomic window carries:
- the sha1 gene encoding putative calmodulin-binding protein Sha1 (microtubule-associated protein Asp) yields MSGLLGEVGTPCPSRFSRFDRGSGGDSSSNKLWEDSLENCDETANIEFTTEIKAPLLTGVKPRRRTKTGSSFAIHHDGEQNLVQTANPRRRETRPAVAPSGRKMSLLAQPAQRFRPKASSTASPPRNSKPLGEPEKRLRNTKLDAQKNRELLMQINENGRKTPSKNALRTDVRRNTVYIPTDDTTVASLFMGISSPAKSNNVQYYVPEDTRVNTLESQIARKRQAKRSLASSAQRIPLQPSAKVKQEPCIHVDIAGKNGGKENVPPGTCLLDKEKGKVSQSMKINDEFENPRTASKPAQTQLRGYPSTKSMNPLAARPVNGTIKRTVTGENRNNAKTPSVHARGSKVEKRRTNVNRTPSVSKNSTFANTLRNSEMRANPSKDSVVRPKSKHIDDKYPLVKEDITNPELYEEDWLSHQEIMITQLANGLFDQANESLSFKEPTVLRQELLKLYQTTSFAHLYKRVQASLLYGAMSIPKDVLVRNDRLQQDVGMKRRFLDFWMQTYDPRALRAAVETVTGRRMTDNKLDQETSHSHPDMDSGNGRALKRGLENFLNTFLLQNQDMERYAREFSSSDLEVGTTYHRTVLRSIMIVILLDKGMSSPGTVLPRCLFLRSSQLKSSAAVIQALARFLLPSSGDITKTLGHLDCQLVYEQSALQEYEYQISNLAVDMRDGVRLTRIVELLLYPTDLSLADGERLGPLSQGLKLPCLSRTVKLFNVRIALDALACSKSSYKLVRRIRAEDIVDGHREKTIALLWGLVSQWSLAGLVDWYELRKEINRLKQKAVTQYGYELVKDEGWFNGDFEGLYGKSDDATSLLRQWASILGCLKGLRLENFSTSFADGKIYESIVDEYESYILKGDQPLSTELKGLPFSLQSRLRALGCSAQLAYLISPGSSRSHILDSDFTLGALTFLCSRFLSATKRARAATVLQRRWRQVLANRNLQRRTVARDVARQCAAVVQTRDRILWAKDIIILWWRTLKAKQQRHNSTDSRYQALLILATLTPDYEFDLLTMTSFLDSSDQHFICLSAYHRPVLENDWELFGWTDAFALVYAYLLDCLVVVEGDYDVMLYVIVFWVVCFGILLNRAIHPNMTIIQVFQDRSY; encoded by the exons ATGTCAGGTCTATTAGGAGAAGTCGGCACCCCGTGCCCATCAAGATTCTCTCGATTTGACCGGGGCAGCGGAGGAGATAGCTCGTCTAACAAGCTGTGGGAGGATAGCTTGGAAAACTGTGACGAGACGGCCAACATCGAGTTCACCACCGAGATCAAAGCACCGCTTCTAACAGGAGTCAAGCCCCGCCGAAGGACCAAGACCGGCAGCTCTTTCGCTATCCACCATGATGGTGAACAGAATCTCGTGCAAACAGCCAacccgaggagaagggaaaCCCGCCCAGCAGTAGCCCCTTCAGGTCGCAAGATGTCTTTACTAGCCCAACCAGCCCAAAGGTTCCGTCCGAAGGCCAGTTCCACGGCTAGTCCACCCAGGAATTCGAAGCCACTGGGAGAACCCGAGAAGAGATTGCGAAATACAAAGCTAGACGCCCAAAAGAACAGGGAGCTTCTGATGCAGATTAATGAAAACGGACGTAAAACTCCATCGAAGAATGCTTTGAGGACCGACGTGCGCCGCAACACGGTGTATATACCGACGGATGACACCACGGTTGCAAGCCTGTTTATGGGCATATCAAGCCCTGCCAAGTCTAACAATGTTCAGTATTACGTCCCGGAGGACACTCGGGTTAACACCTTGGAGTCACAGATTGCTAGGAAGCGGCAGGCAAAACGTTCTTTGGCTTCATCCGCGCAACGAATTCCGCTTCAACCAAGCGCGAAAGTCAAGCAGGAACCTTGTATTCACGTCGATATTGCTGGGAAGAAcggtggaaaagaaaatgttcCCCCTGGAACTTGTCTTctcgacaaggagaagggcaaggttTCTCAGTCCATGAAGATCAATGACGAATTTGAAAACCCTCGTACAGCTTCGAAACCCGCACAAACTCAACTGCGTGGATACCCCTCTACAAAGTCGATGAATCCACTCGCAGCAAGGCCTGTTAACGGGACCATAAAGCGAACAGTGACAGgagaaaatagaaacaaTGCCAAAACACCATCTGTCCATGCACGAGGCAGCAAGGTAGAAAAGCGAAGAACAAACGTCAATCGTACCCCGTCAGTTTCAAAGAATTCGACGTTTGCGAACACGTTGAGGAACTCTGAGATGCGCGCCAATCCCTCCAAAGACTCGGTAGTGCGCCCTAAATCGAAACACATTGACGACAAGTATCCTCTGGTGAAGGAGGACATCACAAACCCGGAGTTGTATGAAGAGGACTGGCTTTCCCATCAGGAGATCATGATAACCCAACTGGCCAATGGGCTTTTCGATCAAGCCAATGAGAGTTTAAGCTTCAAAGAACCAACAGTGCTTCGACAAGAGCTGCTCAAGCTCTACCAAACCACATCATTTGCACATCTTTATAAGAGGGTCCAAGCATCGTTGCTATATGGTGCCATGAGTATCCCGAAGGATGTGCTTGTACGCAATGACCGGCTGCAGCAGGATGTGGGAATGAAGCGGAGATTCTTGGACTTTTGGATGCAAACATATGATCCGCGGGCGTTACGAGCCGCGGTGGAGACAGTCACAGGAAGGAGGATGACCGATAACAAGTTGGACCAGGAGACCAGTCATAGCCATCCTGACATGGACTCTGGCAATGGGAGAGCACTCAAGAGAGGTCTAGAAAATTTCTTGAATACCTTTTTGCTGCAAAACCAAGACATGGAGCGATATGCTAGAGAGTTCAGCTCCAGCGATTTAGAGGTAGGCACGACATATCATCGAACTGTTCTTCGCAGCATCAtgatcgtcatcctcttGGACAAGGGAATGTCAAGTCCAGGGACGGTACTTCCccgttgcctttttcttcgttcgTCTCAGCTCAAGTCCTCTGCCGCTGTGATCCAGGCCTTGGCTCGGTTTCTTCTGCCCTCTTCCGGAGACATTACTAAGACTCTTGGTCATTTAGACTGTCAGTTGGTCTATGAGCAAAGCGCGCTGCAGGAGTACGAATACCAGATAAGCAACTTAGCTGTAGACATGAGAGACGGTGTCCGGCTAACTAGGATTGTGGAGTTACTACTATATCCGACCGACTTAAGCCTCGCAGATGGAGAGCGCTTGGGCCCGCTTTCACAAGGGCTGAAGCTTCCATGCCTCAGTCGCACAGTAAAGCTGTTCAATGTGCGAATTGCTCTGGATGCCTTGGCTTGCAGTAAGAGCTCCTACAAGCTGGTTCGTCGTATCCGTGCGGAAGACATAGTCGATGGACATCGTGAGAAGACCATCGCACTTCTATGGGGGCTTGTCAGCCAATGGAGCCTCGCTGGGCTTGTCGATTGGTATGAGTTGAGAAAGGAGATCAACCGTCTGAAGCAGAAGGCCGTCACTCAGTATGGATATgagttggtcaaggatgAGGGTTGGTTCAatggagattttgaaggaTTGTATGGGAAGAGTGACGATGCTACATCGCTGCTTCGACAATGGGCCTCTATCCTGGGATGTTTGAAAGGTCTACGTCTTGAGAACTTCAGCACCAGCTTCGCGGACGGCAAGATTTACGAAAGCATTGTGGATGAGTACGAGAGCTACATACTCAAAGGGGATCAACCCCTGTCTACGGAACTCAAGGGGCTACCATTCTCGCTGCAATCTCGCCTCAGGGCGCTGGGATGCAGTGCACAGCTTG CgtatctcatttcccctgGTTCTTCAAGGTCGCACATCCTCGACAGTGACTTCACACTGGGAGCACTCACCTTCCTCTgttctcgatttctttccGCAACTAAGCGTGCTCGCGCAGCGACAGTTTTGCAAAGGAGATGGCGACAAGTCCTCGCGAACCGGAATCTCCAACGGCGGACAGTCGCCCGGGACGTCGCTAGACAATGCGCAGCCGTCGTGCAGACAAGAGACCGAATCCTCTGGGCCAAggacatcatcatcctgtGGTGGAGAACATTGAAAGCGAAGCAGCAACGACACAACAGCACAGACAGCCG TTACCAGGCTTTGTTAATCCTCGCCACTTTGACTCCCGACTACGAATTCGACTTGCTGACCATGACATCATTCCTCGATTCATCTGACCAACACttcatttgtctttctgcCTATCACCGTCCGGTCCTAGAAAACGATTGGGAGTTGTTCGGGTGGACGGACGCA TTTGCATTAGTATATGCTTACTTACTTGACtgtttggtggtggtggagggggacTATGATGTTATGTTATATGTTATAGTTTTCtgggttgtttgttttgg TATCCTGTTAAACCGCGCAATACATCCTAACA TGACAATTATTCAAGTCTTCCAAGACCGAAGTTACTAA
- a CDS encoding cytochrome P450 (cytochrome P450 CYP2 subfamily), with product MELIIGLCLLAPLLFLYTPLRRFIGLNASELPLPPGPTLLSGPFPEKDIAKTFQKWNKKYGPIVSAKIGAQQFIILGSRRAAQDLLERRASIYSSRPASKFLDKYLHKGLASAFMPYGAQWRLHRRLGSSLLSERASTAYRQLQDFESKRLLHEFLSTNDFSEAFLSYTSDIMFTLVYGKGRGKDDSDHKMLYQINEMATFVLQKASFGTILLDLFPMLDWLPHCFLTWRKKAEELHYKTKEVYTECGNIALGGDCWNWSHEVSQRSEAKELPWEDVCYALGELYVAGIHTTKMVLEILIMVCVLHKEVKQKAQAELDSVVGEDRLPSPDDLEKLPYIRAIVSELLRWRPISPIGVPHAVIQDDEYMGYRIPAGATVVANQFGMNMDEATFDNPAAFNPDRYLNNPDLPVSAFGFGRRICPGHRLARGSLLIVTSRLLWAYDITSAQGDADLGDEYSPSSVKAVFQPRSVKHEQVIKKEWEESDKDEKRILERIRDRI from the coding sequence ATGGAACTGATCATCGGCCTCTGCCTGTTAGCGCCACTTTTATTCCTCTATACCCCTCTCAGGCGCTTCATCGGCTTGAATGCATCCGAacttccacttcctccaggCCCAACATTACTTTCCGGGCCCTTTCCGGAGAAAGACATCGCTAAAACATTTCAGAAATGGAATAAAAAATATGGCCCCATAGTGAGTGCAAAGATTGGCGCCCAGCAATTTATCATTCTGGGGAGCCGTCGAGCAGCCCAAGACCTACTGGAGCGACGAGCAAGTATATACAGCTCGCGCCCCGCGTCAAAGTTCTTGGACAAGTACTTGCACAAGGGGCTGGCATCTGCTTTCATGCCATATGGTGCCCAGTGGAGACTCCATAGACGACTGGGCTCGTCACTCCTCAGTGAAAGGGCATCTACTGCCTATCGTCAACTCCAGGATTTCGAGAGTAAGCGCCTTCTTCATGAGTTCTTATCCACGAACGACTTTTCAGAGGCCTTCCTCAGCTACACCTCGGACATCATGTTCACGCTTGTATacggaaaaggaagaggaaaggatgaTAGCGACCATAAGATGTTGTATCAAATAAATGAAATGGCCACATTCGTCCTTCAGAAAGCTTCTTTTGGGACGATTTTACTTGACCTTTTCCCCATGCTCGACTGGCTCCCACATTGCTTCTTGACCTGGAGAAAAAAGGCAGAGGAGCTCCATTATAAGACCAAAGAAGTTTATACCGAATGCGGCAACATTGCACTTGGGGGCGACTGCTGGAACTGGAGTCATGAGGTCTCTCAGAGAAGtgaagccaaagagctcCCCTGGGAAGATGTCTGTTACGCCCTGGGTGAACTTTACGTGGCTGGAATTCATACGACTAAGATGGTTTTGGAGATATTAATTATGGTATGCGTGCTCCACAAAGAGGTGAAGCAAAAAGCACAAGCGGAGCTAGACTCCGTTGTCGGCGAGGACCGATTGCCGTCACCCGACGACCTCGAAAAACTTCCATACATCCGAGCAATCGTGTCTGAACTCCTTCGCTGGCGCCCTATCTCTCCAATCGGAGTCCCTCATGCAGTCATACAAGACGATGAGTACATGGGCTACCGTATCCCTGCCGGTGCGACGGTAGTCGCAAATCAGTTTGGGATGAACATGGACGAGGCGACTTTCGACAATCCCGCAGCCTTCAATCCTGATAGATATCTCAACAACCCTGATCTTCCTGTCTCCGCTTTTGGCTTTGGGCGGAGAATATGTCCTGGTCACCGACTCGCGCGGGGCAGCTTACTGATCGTTACTTCACGTCTGCTCTGGGCTTACGATATCACATCTGCACAAGGGGACGCTGATCTTGGCGACGAATATAGTCCTTCTTCCGTCAAAGCCGTGTTTCAACCAAGGAGCGTAAAGCACGAGCAGGTTATCAAGAAAGAGTGGGAGGAGTCTGACAAAGACGAAAAGCGAATCTTGGAAAGGATCCGAGACCGTATTTGA